The following coding sequences lie in one Chryseobacterium arthrosphaerae genomic window:
- a CDS encoding oligosaccharide flippase family protein: MPLTIIKTFVSRFLILFLSFGLVIYSTNMWGSEGKGTISIVIANAAAVSFFSSIFSGSSTSYFASRFRIEKILLYAYLWSLFIGLLVPFLFSFASVQTEYLVDLIGISVFSSLLSTNISLFVGTQNIKRFNLYTVLQQLVHIIFIGLFVYVLNRKDVSVYFLAQIACLALLFITSFFQIIRKCDLSEVSFSKEVSRNMFEYGWKTQLSAFVQFLNYRLSFYFLEYFEGISSVGIFSIGVTFSEAIWTITRSIAVVLYSDVVNSKSREESIEKTKSSIKLTVILMMIFVLGILVIPSQVYIMIFGKEFKDTKEIMLLLSPGIFAIAVSDMAGHYFSGIRELKILNVKSIVGLVFTVVFSLIAIPRWGILGACLATTSSYLVSAFLLFRKFYSATPFRIKDYMVSKEELQLLKDKLFKR, encoded by the coding sequence ATGCCACTTACCATCATTAAAACCTTCGTTTCACGCTTTCTGATCCTGTTTCTCAGCTTCGGACTGGTGATCTATTCTACGAATATGTGGGGAAGCGAAGGGAAAGGAACTATTTCCATTGTGATTGCGAATGCAGCAGCGGTAAGCTTTTTCAGCAGTATCTTTTCCGGAAGCAGCACTTCTTATTTTGCATCAAGGTTCAGAATAGAGAAGATCTTACTGTATGCTTATCTCTGGTCCCTTTTTATAGGCCTTCTGGTCCCTTTTCTATTCAGTTTTGCTTCTGTTCAGACTGAATATCTTGTTGATCTGATCGGAATTTCGGTTTTTTCATCCCTTTTGTCAACGAATATAAGCTTGTTTGTTGGTACACAGAATATTAAAAGGTTTAATCTATATACTGTTTTGCAGCAACTGGTCCATATTATTTTTATAGGATTATTCGTGTATGTATTGAACCGGAAAGATGTTTCCGTATACTTTCTTGCACAGATCGCGTGTCTGGCACTTCTTTTTATCACAAGTTTTTTTCAGATCATCAGGAAATGTGATCTTTCAGAGGTTTCTTTCTCTAAAGAAGTTTCCCGGAATATGTTTGAGTATGGCTGGAAAACCCAATTGAGTGCATTTGTGCAGTTCCTGAATTACAGACTATCTTTTTATTTTCTGGAATATTTTGAAGGAATTTCAAGCGTAGGAATTTTTTCCATCGGGGTTACCTTTTCGGAAGCCATATGGACGATTACACGAAGTATTGCGGTAGTTCTGTATTCTGATGTGGTCAACAGCAAAAGCAGGGAAGAATCCATTGAAAAAACCAAATCTTCAATCAAACTGACGGTTATCCTGATGATGATTTTTGTTTTGGGAATCCTGGTGATCCCTTCACAGGTTTATATTATGATTTTCGGAAAAGAATTCAAAGATACCAAGGAAATTATGCTTCTTCTGTCTCCGGGAATTTTTGCTATTGCAGTAAGTGATATGGCAGGGCATTATTTCTCAGGAATCAGAGAATTGAAAATTCTGAATGTCAAATCAATAGTAGGATTGGTCTTTACGGTTGTTTTTTCTCTGATTGCTATTCCCAGATGGGGAATTTTGGGAGCCTGTCTTGCCACTACATCTTCTTATCTGGTTTCAGCTTTTCTGTTATTCAGAAAATTTTACAGCGCTACACCGTTCAGAATTAAAGATTATATGGTTTCAAAAGAAGAATTACAGCTTTTGAAAGATAAACTTTTTAAGAGATAA
- the asnB gene encoding asparagine synthase (glutamine-hydrolyzing) — protein MCGISGYYSFHKNISTKNILEMNQAISHRGPDDEGFWLYLNRRGMSFSGTDSTEKIKEQFPVLSENQTPIALGFRRLSIVDLSERGHQPMLSDNEKIIITFNGEIYNFRKLKTELETLGHSFISTSDTEVILKAYQEWGKAMFVKLDGMFAICIVDLHQQKIILARDRVGMKPLFYYQDENGLVWASEIKAILKNELVKTEINWNGVYTNFLFQTTLAPQTCFQNIFSLEPASCMTIDLEDQKIIKETFWSLPSKHNDNITQAEATEKIDQLLSESISEQLFADVPVAVMMSGGIDSTLIASKAKPFNGKVNTYTISYPFSEEEVEKATLAARYFGVSHKVKEVSDEEALDQLKENIQHFEEPYSSFEVLINAAKYAREQQFKVVLSGNGADELFGGYSHTLKLNRWLLMRNFNFVKPLIFTKDRFSQRVKNYFSQENMFDFFRQSQISMRPLQIKNVLQPEIYTRINTGLSSYHASELKSYSGYFEYDMKYSLSSHHVFRDDLSAMKYGVEFRYPYLSNALIDYVAALPENIRFNGVQNKPLLRKVAVKYLPQEVLNMPKRGFSFPVHYFIKNEQRVRDFIAENLESLKKRNFFKGEVIDEWWKHQENEYDWVKIWQLVTFELWYQKYFEK, from the coding sequence ATGTGCGGAATCAGCGGTTATTATTCATTTCATAAAAATATTTCCACTAAAAATATTCTGGAAATGAATCAGGCGATCAGCCATCGCGGGCCGGATGATGAAGGTTTCTGGCTGTATCTCAACCGACGGGGAATGTCTTTTTCAGGCACGGATTCTACAGAAAAAATTAAAGAGCAGTTTCCGGTTCTGTCTGAAAACCAGACACCAATTGCACTGGGATTCCGAAGATTATCCATCGTCGATCTTTCTGAAAGAGGCCATCAGCCAATGCTTTCGGATAATGAAAAGATCATTATTACATTCAACGGAGAAATTTACAACTTCAGAAAGCTGAAAACGGAACTTGAAACGCTGGGGCATTCTTTTATAAGTACCTCCGATACTGAAGTGATCCTGAAGGCTTATCAGGAGTGGGGAAAAGCCATGTTTGTAAAACTGGATGGGATGTTTGCCATCTGTATCGTTGATCTTCATCAGCAGAAAATTATTCTGGCCAGGGACAGGGTAGGGATGAAGCCGCTTTTTTACTATCAGGATGAGAACGGATTGGTCTGGGCTTCAGAAATAAAAGCAATTCTGAAGAATGAACTTGTAAAAACAGAAATCAACTGGAACGGGGTATATACCAACTTCCTTTTTCAGACCACACTGGCGCCACAAACCTGTTTTCAGAATATATTTTCTCTGGAACCGGCCTCTTGTATGACCATTGACCTGGAAGATCAGAAAATAATAAAAGAAACGTTCTGGAGCTTACCTTCAAAACATAATGATAATATTACACAGGCTGAAGCGACAGAAAAAATAGATCAATTGCTGTCTGAAAGTATATCAGAACAGCTTTTTGCCGATGTTCCGGTTGCGGTGATGATGAGCGGGGGAATAGACTCAACCCTGATCGCTTCAAAAGCAAAGCCGTTTAACGGAAAAGTAAATACCTACACGATTTCATATCCGTTTTCTGAAGAAGAAGTGGAAAAAGCTACACTGGCAGCCCGGTATTTTGGCGTTTCTCATAAAGTAAAAGAAGTGAGTGATGAAGAGGCGCTTGATCAGCTTAAAGAAAATATACAGCACTTTGAAGAACCTTACAGCAGTTTTGAGGTGCTGATCAATGCTGCAAAATATGCCCGTGAACAGCAATTCAAGGTTGTACTGAGCGGAAATGGGGCAGATGAGCTTTTTGGCGGCTATTCTCACACCCTGAAGCTTAACAGATGGCTTCTGATGAGGAATTTTAATTTTGTAAAGCCTCTTATTTTTACGAAAGATCGGTTTTCACAAAGGGTAAAAAATTATTTTTCCCAGGAGAATATGTTTGATTTTTTCCGCCAGAGCCAGATCAGTATGAGGCCGCTTCAGATTAAAAATGTCTTACAACCTGAAATTTATACCAGGATCAATACCGGTCTTTCCAGCTATCATGCATCGGAGCTCAAAAGTTATTCAGGTTATTTTGAATATGATATGAAATATTCGCTGTCGTCCCACCATGTATTCCGGGATGACCTGAGTGCTATGAAATATGGGGTGGAGTTCCGTTATCCTTATTTAAGCAACGCCTTGATTGATTATGTGGCTGCTTTACCGGAGAATATCAGATTCAATGGAGTTCAGAATAAACCGCTTCTGCGTAAGGTAGCGGTGAAATATCTTCCTCAGGAAGTTTTGAATATGCCGAAACGAGGATTTTCTTTTCCGGTGCATTATTTCATCAAAAACGAACAGCGGGTACGGGATTTTATTGCAGAAAATTTAGAAAGTTTAAAAAAGAGGAATTTTTTCAAAGGAGAAGTCATTGATGAATGGTGGAAGCATCAGGAAAATGAGTATGACTGGGTCAAAATATGGCAATTGGTGACTTTTGAGCTATGGTATCAGAAATATTTTGAAAAATAA
- a CDS encoding sulfite exporter TauE/SafE family protein, whose amino-acid sequence MEIGLVVSAIALGFASGFHCIGMCGPIALSMGLTKKQAANFYLQNLTYQFGRIFTYSLLGALLGIIGQGFEMAGFQKYLTITAGVLLIIMAVFSFGGKDFASKIPFLSKFLYSVKSNLGRLLQKADYRSRFTTGILNGFLPCGMVYMALTASLAGGGIWQGALYMALFGLGTLPFMFAIVLAGNLMNQAFRIKVLKAVPVIMIILGGLFILRGLELGIPYVSPKAEAMTISKDHNGAVNCH is encoded by the coding sequence ATGGAAATAGGACTTGTTGTATCGGCTATTGCCTTAGGCTTTGCTTCCGGTTTTCACTGTATCGGAATGTGCGGGCCTATTGCCTTGTCGATGGGATTAACCAAAAAACAGGCTGCCAATTTTTACCTTCAGAACCTTACCTATCAGTTCGGAAGAATCTTTACCTATTCATTATTAGGTGCGCTTCTGGGGATTATAGGACAGGGATTTGAAATGGCCGGCTTTCAGAAGTACCTGACGATCACAGCTGGAGTCCTGCTGATCATCATGGCCGTATTTTCATTTGGAGGAAAAGATTTTGCTTCAAAAATTCCCTTTCTTTCCAAATTTCTGTATTCTGTAAAATCAAATTTAGGAAGACTGCTGCAGAAAGCAGATTACAGATCAAGATTTACAACCGGTATCCTTAATGGTTTCTTACCGTGCGGAATGGTTTATATGGCCCTTACCGCAAGTCTTGCAGGCGGAGGAATATGGCAGGGAGCTTTATATATGGCTTTATTTGGCCTCGGAACCCTTCCGTTCATGTTTGCCATCGTTCTGGCCGGAAATCTTATGAATCAGGCCTTCAGAATAAAAGTATTGAAAGCTGTGCCGGTGATCATGATCATTCTGGGCGGGCTTTTCATCCTGAGGGGCTTAGAGCTCGGAATACCCTATGTTTCTCCAAAAGCTGAAGCTATGACGATTTCAAAGGATCATAACGGAGCCGTCAACTGTCATTAA
- the serS gene encoding serine--tRNA ligase has translation MLQVNFLRDNKERVLEGLKKRQFKNLELVDDAIATDDERKRIQFELDSQLSEINKISKEIGLLMKEGKKEEAESAKSKTAQYKESSSELKSQLEVKETELLNILYQLPNIPNELVKNGASADDNEIIFQSHTVEGLGEGAIPHWELAKKYNLIDFELGVKIAGAGFPVYLGKGARLQRALVQYFLDKNVEKGYTEVNPPHVVNEASGFGTGQLPDKEGQMYYINEDKLYLIPTAEVPVTNLYRDVLLDEKDLPIKNTAFSQCYRREAGSYGAHVRGLNRLHQFEKVEIVRIEKPENSYAVLEEMVEHIKEILTDLELPFRVLRLCGGDTGFASAMTYDFEVWSAAQEMWLEVSSVSNFETFQANRLKCRYKADGKSQLVHTLNGSAMALPRIMAALLENNQTAEGIKLPKKIAEYARFDIIN, from the coding sequence ATGTTACAAGTCAATTTTTTGCGCGACAATAAAGAACGCGTTTTAGAAGGTCTTAAGAAAAGACAATTCAAAAATCTTGAGTTGGTAGACGATGCTATTGCTACTGACGACGAAAGAAAAAGAATCCAGTTTGAATTAGATTCCCAGCTTTCCGAGATCAATAAAATCTCCAAAGAGATCGGTCTTTTGATGAAGGAAGGAAAGAAAGAAGAAGCGGAATCAGCAAAATCTAAAACAGCACAATATAAAGAGTCGAGTTCAGAATTGAAATCTCAGCTGGAAGTAAAAGAAACAGAATTACTGAATATCCTGTACCAGCTTCCCAACATTCCGAATGAATTGGTGAAAAATGGTGCTTCAGCTGACGACAACGAAATTATTTTCCAGTCTCACACAGTAGAAGGTCTTGGCGAAGGTGCTATTCCTCACTGGGAACTGGCTAAAAAATATAACCTTATCGATTTTGAATTAGGAGTAAAGATCGCCGGGGCAGGATTCCCTGTTTATTTAGGAAAAGGAGCGAGACTGCAAAGGGCTTTGGTTCAGTATTTCTTAGATAAAAACGTAGAGAAGGGCTATACGGAAGTTAATCCGCCTCACGTAGTGAATGAAGCTTCCGGTTTCGGAACGGGGCAATTGCCTGATAAAGAGGGGCAGATGTATTATATCAACGAAGATAAACTCTATCTGATTCCTACTGCTGAAGTTCCTGTAACCAACCTTTACCGTGATGTATTGTTAGATGAAAAAGATCTTCCGATTAAAAATACAGCTTTCTCTCAGTGTTACAGAAGAGAAGCGGGAAGTTATGGAGCTCATGTAAGAGGTCTGAACCGTCTTCACCAGTTTGAAAAAGTGGAGATTGTAAGAATTGAAAAACCTGAAAATTCTTATGCTGTTCTGGAAGAAATGGTAGAACACATCAAGGAAATCCTTACTGATCTTGAACTTCCTTTCAGAGTACTGAGACTTTGTGGCGGAGATACAGGTTTTGCATCTGCAATGACCTATGATTTTGAAGTATGGAGTGCCGCTCAGGAAATGTGGCTGGAAGTAAGCTCTGTGTCTAACTTTGAGACTTTCCAGGCTAACAGGTTGAAGTGCCGCTACAAAGCAGACGGTAAATCTCAGCTGGTGCACACCCTGAACGGATCTGCAATGGCATTGCCAAGAATTATGGCTGCATTGCTGGAGAACAATCAGACTGCGGAAGGAATAAAGCTTCCTAAGAAGATTGCAGAATATGCAAGATTTGATATTATTAACTAA
- a CDS encoding (Fe-S)-binding protein, giving the protein MQYIDNIIFLILLVAGFGLFAKSLMKIYRNIRLGHEINRNDRKGERWSTMARVAMGQSKMTARPVAGVLHLFVYVGFVIINIELIEIVVDGIFGTHRFLSGIFGHTFYNFFTATLEVLALLVVIGVVIFFIRRNFYGVKRLTMKELFGWPKNDANWILIIEFALMAAFFMMNASDFILQSRGVLPEHGSFPISEMTLVPFLEIFNFDSGFLMFTEKGAWWFHFVGILFFMNYLYYSKHLHIILAFPSTWYANLDKKGKFNNLDSVTKEIKLMMDPNADPYAAPAEGAEADVPSKFGAEDIFDLNQVQLLNAYSCTECGRCTSVCPANITGKKLSPRLILMKTRDRLEEVGRNIDKNGKFVDDGKKLLNDYITKEELWACTTCNACTEACPVLLDPLSIIFEMRRFLVMEQSAAPQELNLMMTNVENNAAPWQYNQADRLNWASEN; this is encoded by the coding sequence ATGCAGTACATCGATAACATTATTTTCCTGATTTTATTAGTGGCCGGATTTGGGCTGTTCGCTAAAAGCCTGATGAAGATATACAGAAATATCAGGCTGGGTCACGAAATCAATAGAAACGACAGAAAAGGAGAACGTTGGAGTACCATGGCAAGAGTGGCTATGGGACAGAGTAAAATGACAGCACGTCCTGTAGCAGGAGTTCTGCACCTTTTTGTATATGTTGGTTTTGTGATTATTAATATTGAATTAATAGAAATAGTTGTTGATGGAATATTCGGGACCCACCGTTTTTTGTCAGGCATCTTCGGACATACATTTTATAATTTCTTTACGGCAACATTAGAAGTTCTGGCACTTTTGGTGGTGATTGGAGTTGTTATTTTCTTTATTCGCAGAAACTTTTACGGCGTGAAAAGATTGACAATGAAAGAACTTTTCGGTTGGCCGAAAAATGATGCAAACTGGATTTTGATCATTGAATTTGCCTTAATGGCAGCTTTCTTTATGATGAATGCCTCAGATTTTATTTTACAGTCAAGAGGTGTTTTACCGGAACATGGAAGCTTTCCGATCAGTGAAATGACATTGGTCCCTTTTTTGGAAATTTTCAATTTTGACAGCGGATTTTTGATGTTCACAGAAAAAGGAGCATGGTGGTTTCACTTTGTGGGGATTCTGTTCTTTATGAATTATCTGTATTATTCAAAACACTTACATATTATCCTTGCTTTTCCAAGTACATGGTACGCCAACCTTGATAAAAAAGGAAAATTCAACAATCTTGATTCAGTAACAAAAGAGATCAAGCTGATGATGGATCCTAATGCAGATCCATATGCTGCTCCTGCTGAGGGGGCAGAGGCTGATGTTCCGTCCAAATTCGGGGCTGAAGATATTTTCGATCTGAATCAGGTTCAATTATTGAATGCATACTCCTGTACAGAATGCGGACGTTGTACTTCCGTTTGTCCGGCTAATATTACCGGTAAAAAACTTTCTCCGAGGCTGATTTTGATGAAGACCAGAGACAGACTGGAAGAAGTGGGAAGAAATATCGATAAGAACGGAAAATTTGTTGACGACGGCAAAAAGCTGTTGAATGATTATATCACAAAAGAAGAACTTTGGGCCTGTACAACGTGTAATGCCTGTACAGAAGCCTGCCCGGTATTGCTTGATCCGCTTTCCATTATTTTTGAAATGAGAAGATTCCTGGTAATGGAACAGTCTGCTGCTCCGCAGGAACTTAATCTGATGATGACAAACGTGGAAAATAACGCTGCGCCTTGGCAGTACAATCAGGCTGACCGTCTGAACTGGGCATCGGAAAACTAG
- a CDS encoding glycosyltransferase, producing MPKVLFLTTSHSYNDDRIFYHQAKALRDNGYAVKICSLYADYKGVIDGIEIESYAVLEESVEKKTATFQTVCEAFHPDTVICSEPLAVVAANKFVKANKISCIYDVTEWYPSMSMLEKYRFPVKIFQALKFFLIQLYAGYVSTHFIFGETTKKFPLAYFFGFKKQIILPYYPDPDYIRESIKALDPGSITLCYTGQISKDKGIGNFLKAADKVRQKISTHKVKILIIGATRQESDEAYFSDLLNKYAFEHIEIRKPTSFEKFTEALADADVCFDLREINFENNHSLPIKLFYFMGAGKPVIYSDLKGIRKHMGTLSFGSLADPQDAEAISEIIVNYVKDPELYHLHAMNAGKAFKEKYNWRTISNSFVNFVKKSIDR from the coding sequence ATGCCTAAAGTACTTTTTTTAACCACATCCCACAGCTATAATGATGACCGTATTTTTTACCATCAGGCGAAAGCTCTTAGAGATAACGGGTATGCAGTAAAAATATGCAGTTTATATGCAGACTACAAAGGTGTGATCGATGGTATTGAGATAGAATCCTATGCCGTTCTGGAAGAAAGTGTGGAAAAGAAAACTGCTACATTTCAAACGGTTTGCGAAGCTTTTCATCCTGATACGGTCATCTGTTCCGAACCACTGGCAGTTGTGGCAGCAAACAAGTTTGTGAAAGCAAATAAAATCAGCTGTATCTATGATGTTACCGAATGGTATCCTTCCATGTCAATGCTGGAGAAATACAGATTTCCGGTTAAGATTTTTCAGGCATTAAAGTTTTTTCTCATTCAGTTGTATGCCGGCTATGTAAGTACTCATTTTATTTTTGGGGAAACCACCAAAAAATTTCCTTTAGCTTATTTCTTTGGATTTAAAAAACAGATCATCCTTCCTTATTATCCGGATCCGGACTATATCCGGGAAAGTATAAAAGCACTGGATCCTGGCAGCATTACTCTTTGCTATACCGGGCAGATTTCAAAAGACAAAGGAATTGGCAATTTCTTAAAAGCAGCAGATAAAGTTCGTCAGAAAATTTCCACCCATAAAGTTAAGATTCTTATCATTGGCGCCACAAGACAGGAAAGTGATGAAGCTTACTTTTCTGATTTATTGAATAAGTATGCTTTTGAACATATTGAAATCAGAAAGCCCACCTCCTTTGAGAAGTTTACTGAAGCTTTGGCTGATGCAGATGTATGTTTTGACCTTCGGGAAATCAATTTTGAAAATAATCATTCCCTGCCGATAAAGCTGTTTTACTTTATGGGAGCGGGAAAACCTGTGATCTACTCAGATCTGAAAGGCATCCGGAAACATATGGGAACACTCTCATTTGGTAGCCTGGCAGATCCACAGGATGCAGAAGCTATTTCGGAAATTATTGTTAATTATGTAAAAGACCCGGAGCTGTATCACCTGCATGCAATGAATGCCGGTAAAGCATTTAAAGAAAAATACAACTGGAGAACAATCAGCAATTCTTTTGTGAATTTTGTGAAAAAATCTATTGACAGATAA
- a CDS encoding MlaD family protein, with the protein MKFSKELKAGVITLLAIVGFVVLFQFMKGKSLFTTDNIFYAKYDNVEGLAQSAAVSINGLKVGQVDKIIPLTSKDGKINFVVKITVDNKFEFSKNSSLEIFEPGLMSGKEMRVNLMYGGPTAKDGDTLKGAFKLGTLGSLSSQVGPVKDQLQVVLHRVDSLMTNANMLVDAQNRAEIKALLSNLNKTVGALQTTAGSVNNLVGHNDPKLQKVLDDASLTMQSGKVTLDKYGNLAESIDTKKLNATIASLDATVGKLNQVIGGIDNGQGSLGKLMKDEQLYNNLNSASSNLNSLIEDMKANPKRYINFSVFGKNNKD; encoded by the coding sequence GTGAAGTTCAGTAAAGAATTAAAAGCTGGTGTGATCACACTTCTGGCTATCGTAGGCTTTGTGGTGTTGTTTCAGTTTATGAAAGGGAAAAGCCTTTTTACTACGGATAATATATTTTACGCAAAATACGACAATGTAGAAGGTCTGGCGCAGTCAGCGGCAGTTTCTATCAATGGTCTGAAAGTAGGACAGGTGGATAAGATTATTCCCCTGACCTCAAAAGACGGTAAGATCAATTTTGTAGTAAAAATTACAGTAGACAACAAATTCGAATTTTCAAAAAACTCCTCTCTGGAAATCTTTGAACCGGGACTGATGTCTGGAAAAGAAATGAGAGTAAACCTTATGTACGGAGGCCCTACTGCAAAGGACGGCGATACCCTGAAAGGTGCTTTCAAACTTGGAACGCTGGGAAGCCTTTCTTCTCAGGTGGGTCCGGTAAAAGACCAGCTACAGGTTGTGCTGCATAGAGTAGATTCTCTGATGACTAATGCCAATATGCTTGTAGATGCACAAAACAGAGCTGAGATCAAAGCCTTATTGTCCAATCTTAATAAAACAGTAGGCGCATTGCAGACTACGGCAGGAAGTGTAAACAACCTGGTGGGGCACAATGATCCTAAACTGCAGAAAGTATTGGATGATGCAAGTCTTACCATGCAGAGTGGAAAAGTAACGCTGGATAAATACGGAAATCTTGCGGAAAGTATCGATACAAAGAAACTCAATGCCACCATTGCAAGTTTAGATGCTACCGTAGGTAAACTTAATCAGGTGATCGGAGGAATAGATAACGGACAGGGAAGTTTAGGTAAACTGATGAAGGATGAGCAACTTTACAACAACCTGAATTCAGCATCTTCCAACCTGAATTCATTAATCGAAGATATGAAAGCGAACCCGAAGAGATATATCAATTTCTCGGTTTTCGGTAAAAATAACAAAGACTAA
- a CDS encoding FixH family protein has translation MKNFSWGHGVVIALAAFIIFILSMLFLFPNGQKNSEMVTDNYYEEELQYQDVIDAKKRADELQEKPVYSQSTEGIKITFPQDYNSSNTTVKFVLNRTDDQNLDIKKSVQLTGQSFVIPAQVLKMGNYTLRLSWTKDKTDYRMDYDVIWK, from the coding sequence ATGAAGAACTTTAGTTGGGGACACGGTGTTGTCATTGCATTGGCTGCATTCATCATTTTTATATTATCAATGTTATTTCTTTTCCCGAACGGGCAGAAAAACTCTGAAATGGTGACAGACAACTACTATGAAGAAGAATTACAGTATCAGGATGTAATTGATGCCAAAAAAAGGGCTGACGAACTGCAGGAAAAACCTGTATACAGCCAGAGTACCGAAGGAATAAAAATCACTTTTCCACAAGATTATAACAGCTCAAACACTACGGTAAAATTTGTTTTAAACAGAACCGACGACCAGAATTTAGATATCAAAAAATCTGTACAGCTTACCGGCCAGTCTTTCGTAATACCTGCACAGGTGTTGAAAATGGGTAATTATACCTTAAGACTGAGCTGGACAAAAGACAAAACAGACTATCGAATGGATTATGATGTGATATGGAAATAG
- a CDS encoding (Fe-S)-binding protein, which yields MDFNIKTMAEYAAEGKAPEVLFWVGCAGSFDDRAKKITKAFCKILNKIGVEFAVLGQEESCTGDPAKRAGNEFVFQMMALTNIEVLNAYEVKKIVTACPHCFNTLKNEYPSLGGHFEVVHHTQFLKTLMEEGRLKIEGGAFKGKKITFHDPCYLGRANDEYEAPRMLLEKLDAELVEMKRCKTNGLCCGAGGAQMFKEPEKGNKDINIERTEEALSFEPKVIATGCPFCNTMMTDGVKHFNKNTEVAVKDIVELLAEADDL from the coding sequence ATGGATTTCAACATAAAAACAATGGCAGAATATGCTGCCGAAGGAAAAGCCCCGGAAGTTTTATTTTGGGTTGGATGTGCGGGAAGTTTTGATGACCGTGCGAAAAAAATTACAAAAGCATTTTGTAAAATACTCAACAAAATAGGTGTTGAATTTGCTGTTCTGGGACAGGAAGAAAGCTGTACCGGAGATCCTGCAAAAAGAGCCGGAAATGAATTCGTATTCCAGATGATGGCCCTTACCAATATTGAAGTTCTGAATGCTTACGAAGTAAAGAAGATTGTAACGGCCTGCCCGCACTGCTTCAATACTCTTAAAAATGAATATCCAAGCTTAGGAGGCCACTTTGAAGTGGTACACCATACCCAATTCCTTAAAACTTTAATGGAAGAAGGCCGTCTGAAGATTGAAGGCGGTGCATTCAAAGGAAAGAAAATCACCTTCCACGATCCATGTTATCTGGGACGTGCCAATGACGAATATGAAGCACCGAGAATGCTGCTTGAAAAGCTTGATGCAGAGCTTGTAGAAATGAAACGTTGCAAAACCAACGGACTTTGTTGTGGAGCAGGAGGAGCACAGATGTTCAAAGAACCTGAAAAAGGAAATAAAGACATCAATATTGAAAGAACGGAGGAAGCTTTATCTTTTGAACCTAAAGTGATCGCAACAGGATGTCCTTTCTGTAATACGATGATGACGGATGGGGTAAAACATTTTAATAAAAATACTGAAGTTGCTGTAAAGGATATTGTTGAACTTCTTGCAGAAGCAGACGATTTATAG